A region of Candidatus Sysuiplasma acidicola DNA encodes the following proteins:
- a CDS encoding hydroxymethylglutaryl-CoA synthase, with protein sequence MSASGDKNVGIVSYGAYVPRFRITPEEIARIWGEDGEAVKKGLMIYSKSVPYPDEDVITISVEAARNALARSEVNPEDIGAVYVGSESHPYAVKPSGTIVAEAIGTSHFITVADYEFACKAGTAAMQTSMGLVSSGMMKYSLAIGSDTSQGAPGDALEYSASAGGAAYIIGTDHLIARINRTISFTSDTPDFWRREGQPYPSHGGRFTGEPAYFRHVGMCAKELMKQVGTSPSDYDYAVFHQPNGKFPSRVAQMLGFKKEQYETGLMTPYIGNTYSASMMIGLAAILDEAGAGDRILCVAFGSGAGSDGFDITVTDGIDTFNKKAAPTVKELVAKTEKLDYGTYAKFKGKIAMKE encoded by the coding sequence ATGAGCGCATCTGGAGATAAGAACGTCGGAATAGTGTCATATGGTGCCTATGTGCCCAGATTCAGAATAACGCCTGAGGAGATTGCGAGGATTTGGGGGGAGGATGGCGAAGCCGTCAAGAAGGGATTGATGATATACAGTAAATCGGTCCCGTATCCGGATGAAGATGTCATCACCATTTCTGTTGAAGCGGCGAGGAATGCGCTCGCCCGTTCCGAAGTAAATCCGGAGGACATAGGGGCAGTATATGTTGGAAGCGAGTCTCACCCTTATGCCGTTAAACCATCCGGTACAATTGTCGCTGAGGCAATAGGAACATCTCACTTCATCACTGTCGCGGATTATGAATTTGCATGCAAGGCAGGGACGGCAGCGATGCAGACCAGCATGGGCCTTGTCTCTTCAGGCATGATGAAATATTCACTTGCAATCGGTTCTGACACATCGCAGGGGGCCCCCGGTGATGCGCTCGAATATTCAGCATCCGCAGGAGGAGCCGCCTATATCATCGGAACAGACCATCTGATTGCCAGAATAAACAGAACAATTTCATTCACATCCGATACACCGGATTTCTGGAGGAGAGAAGGACAGCCATATCCGAGTCACGGCGGGAGGTTCACAGGTGAGCCGGCGTATTTCAGACACGTCGGAATGTGCGCGAAGGAGCTTATGAAACAAGTGGGCACTTCGCCTTCAGATTATGATTATGCCGTGTTTCACCAGCCGAATGGGAAGTTCCCGTCCAGAGTTGCACAGATGCTGGGTTTCAAGAAGGAGCAATATGAAACAGGACTCATGACACCGTACATTGGGAACACATATTCTGCATCCATGATGATCGGACTTGCGGCCATACTGGATGAAGCCGGAGCCGGAGACAGGATACTATGTGTTGCCTTTGGTTCTGGCGCGGGAAGCGATGGGTTCGACATAACAGTGACCGACGGCATTGATACATTTAACAAAAAGGCAGCACCGACGGTTAAGGAGCTTGTGGCAAAAACCGAAAAACTCGACTATGGCACATATGCCAAGTTCAAAGGCAAGATTGCGATGAAGGAATAA
- a CDS encoding helix-turn-helix domain-containing protein encodes MHSALMEKIAGEIVLSSEPGRTMRKWREEFHLSQLDISRELRVSPSVVSDYESGRRKSPGVSVVRRYVDAMINLEILNGGKLLKRFDTETRPDYLLSMREFSGSVSLQDLMLAIEAENLSRDVSTDRYLHGYTMLDSIKAITSLSAADYIKVFGWSSQRALIFTSVKYGRSPMIAVRAHPMKPAAVVYHKPENIDRLAILLARLENIPLLTSDMDVDRMIEVLEKFGEDKR; translated from the coding sequence ATGCATAGCGCACTGATGGAGAAAATAGCAGGAGAAATAGTGCTATCTTCAGAACCCGGTCGCACGATGCGCAAATGGAGAGAGGAATTTCATCTGAGTCAACTGGACATTTCCAGGGAACTCAGAGTTTCACCATCAGTTGTGAGCGATTACGAGTCGGGAAGAAGAAAATCGCCGGGAGTGTCAGTGGTAAGGCGTTATGTGGATGCAATGATAAATCTGGAAATACTGAACGGCGGAAAGCTCTTAAAACGGTTCGACACCGAAACGCGTCCGGATTATTTGCTGAGTATGAGGGAGTTTTCTGGTTCCGTATCGCTTCAGGATCTCATGCTTGCGATAGAAGCGGAAAATCTTTCCAGAGACGTGAGCACTGACAGATATCTTCATGGATACACGATGCTCGACAGCATAAAGGCAATAACATCATTGAGCGCTGCCGATTACATCAAGGTATTCGGATGGAGCAGTCAGCGCGCGCTGATTTTTACCAGCGTGAAGTACGGCAGATCGCCGATGATTGCCGTCCGCGCTCACCCGATGAAGCCGGCTGCTGTAGTGTATCACAAGCCAGAGAACATAGACAGGCTTGCGATATTACTAGCGAGACTAGAGAATATTCCGTTGCTGACAAGCGATATGGATGTGGACAGAATGATAGAGGTTCTTGAAAAATTTGGAGAGGACAAACGATGA